In Vicinamibacteria bacterium, one genomic interval encodes:
- a CDS encoding TAXI family TRAP transporter solute-binding subunit, protein MRFGRIVLVFVIALPTCRPADSTSDSMLVIAVGQPGSVLNALGTGIAKLVTERTGTEARVRVTSGMDALVGAGDAEIGVSASDSAHLSSRGLRHYEGQPQRKLRLLLPGPPLLLGFVVRRDSQYRTLTDLKGARVPGEYPNARPMYHDGVAMLGTVGLGWEDLDVLPVASFRDGIQALIEGRADAAIGSVGSGLVQQADASLDGVRFLSLPGGREISERMWDAEPGFHAVPVPSGSAVGIEEDMWLAGKEAYVTANVDVSADVVHRLVRLLWNDMASLRGVHPFFERWTHEHMVNAKVTIPFHDGTIRFLKEIGEWTPEHEAAHKALSDHLK, encoded by the coding sequence ATGCGTTTCGGGCGGATCGTCCTCGTTTTCGTGATAGCGCTCCCGACCTGCAGGCCTGCGGATTCGACGAGCGATTCGATGCTGGTCATCGCCGTCGGACAGCCAGGGAGTGTTCTGAACGCCCTGGGCACGGGAATCGCGAAGCTCGTAACCGAACGAACCGGTACCGAAGCGCGCGTTCGTGTCACGTCGGGAATGGACGCTCTCGTCGGTGCCGGAGATGCCGAGATCGGCGTGAGCGCATCGGACTCGGCTCATCTCTCGTCACGAGGCTTGCGGCACTACGAAGGTCAGCCGCAGAGGAAACTCCGGCTTCTCCTACCGGGGCCGCCGCTCCTCTTGGGCTTCGTCGTGCGTCGCGACTCCCAGTACCGAACGCTCACGGATTTGAAAGGAGCGCGTGTGCCCGGCGAGTATCCCAACGCCCGTCCGATGTACCACGACGGCGTTGCGATGCTGGGCACCGTGGGGCTTGGCTGGGAAGACCTCGACGTGCTGCCCGTCGCCAGCTTCCGCGACGGGATTCAGGCGCTCATCGAGGGTCGTGCCGACGCGGCCATCGGCTCGGTGGGAAGCGGACTGGTGCAGCAGGCGGACGCGAGTCTCGATGGAGTCCGGTTTCTCTCTCTGCCGGGAGGGCGTGAGATCTCCGAGCGCATGTGGGACGCCGAACCGGGGTTCCACGCGGTTCCGGTCCCATCCGGCTCCGCGGTCGGCATCGAAGAGGACATGTGGCTGGCGGGCAAGGAAGCCTATGTGACCGCGAATGTGGACGTGAGCGCCGATGTCGTCCATCGCCTGGTGAGATTGCTATGGAACGACATGGCATCGCTTCGCGGCGTGCATCCCTTTTTCGAGCGCTGGACCCACGAGCATATGGTGAATGCCAAGGTCACGATCCCCTTCCACGACGGCACGATTCGGTTCTTGAAGGAAATCGGCGAGTGGACGCCCGAGCACGAGGCGGCTCACAAAGCGCTCAGCGATCACCTGAAGTAG